The Salvia miltiorrhiza cultivar Shanhuang (shh) chromosome 1, IMPLAD_Smil_shh, whole genome shotgun sequence genome has a window encoding:
- the LOC131024309 gene encoding uncharacterized protein LOC131024309, with product MASLKELVAQGWKADNGFRAGYLVKLEELMRKEFPGTDIKGMPHINSKIAAWKKSYNSLSLMLDVSGVGFNAKGTFMIDCDTDQWQQIVKKDRNALNMRFKSWPLFDSWGDVFGKDRANGKNAEDVMEAMHKMYQADNLAQGGVYGTMPHVDEEDAATEDAEDSVCQLEKKEPTAKNSRKRRKANDDMRGVYEFLHEFGKEANARLDNLATRVGYELADRLRTTW from the exons ATGGCCTCGCTCAAAGAACTCGTTGCCCAAGGTTGGAAGGCGGACAACGGGTTCCGAGCAGGCTATCTAGTTAAGCTCGAGGAGTTAATGCGCAAAGAATTTCCGGGCACTGATATAAAAGGGATGCCGCATATCAATAGCAAAATAGCAGCGTGGAAAAAGAGCTACAACTCGCTGTCGTTAATGCTTGATGTTAGCGGCGTGGGGTTTAACGCGAAGGGGACGTTCATGATCGACTGCGATACTGATCAATGGCAGCAGATCGTTAAG AAGGATCGTAATGCTCTTAATATGCGTTTTAAGAGTTGGCCACTGTTTGATAGCTGGGGAGATGTGTTCGGGAAGGATCGCGCAAATGGGAAGAATGCTGAGGACGTCATGGAGGCCATGCACAAGATGTACCAAGCTGACAACCTTGCACAAGGAGGTGTATACGGCACGATGCCTCATGTCGATGAAGAAGATGCAGCCACAGAAGATGCTGAGGATAGTGTTTGCCAATTGGAAAAGAAGGAGCCGACTGCAAAGAATTCAAGGAAAAGGCGCAAGGCCAATGATGACATGAGGGGTGTCTACGAGTTTCTTCATGAATTTGGTAAGGAGGCTAATGCGCGTCTGGACAACCTCGCGACACGAGTTGGCTACGAGTTGGCAGACCGTCTTCGAACAACTTGGTAA
- the LOC131024320 gene encoding uncharacterized protein LOC131024320 has product MLSRRRVNGYVHSMVEEIMNHLLLQLTVVIEHIESGKSRKRRRCLSKEPYTFLARIPDQVKHMDRLVNISDVDCIANLRMDRNTFGRLCILLRQLGGLKDGRYVTVEEQVAMFLSVLAHHKKNRVVRFDFWRSGYTISRYIHVVLKAVLSLHILLFVKPQPVTDECADPRWKWFKGCLGALDSTYIDVMVSNGDKPRYRTRKGHISTNTLGVCDRNLKFVYVLPGWEGSAADSRVLRDALSRPNGLRVPKGNFYLCDNGYANCEGFLAPFKGVRYHLKEWVLHRLDHKITGSSST; this is encoded by the exons ATGCTATCTCGACGCCGTGTAAATGGTTATGTTCACTCAATGGTCGAGGAGATTATGAATCATCTATTGTTGCAACTCACCGTTGTAATTGAACACATAGAAAGCGGTAAGTCTCGAAAGAGGAGGCGTTGTTTATCAAAAGAGCCTTACACCTTCTTGGCTCGTATTCCCGATCAAGTGAAACACATGGATCGGTTGGTTAACATAAGTGATGTTGATTGTATTGCTAACTTACGAATGGACCGCAATACCTTCGGGCGGCTATGCATATTATTGAGGCAACTAGGAGGCCTAAAAGACGGTAGATACGTTACCGTCGAAGAGCAAGTTGCTATGTTCCTTTCTGTGCTCGCACATCATAAAAAAAACAGAGTCGTGAGGTTTGATTTTTGGAGATCGGGGTATACCATATCTAGGTACATTCATGTAGTTCTTAAGGCTGTTTTATCTCTACACATACTGCTATTTGTAAAGCCGCAGCCTGTAACAGATGAGTGCGCTGACCCCCGATGGAAATGGTTTAAG GGTTGCTTGGGAGCTTTGGATAGCACATACATCGACGTTATGGTTTCTAACGGTGATAAGCCACGTTATAGAACACGCAAGGGTCATATTTCGACGAATACTTTAGGAGTTTGTGATCGAAATCTCAAATTTGTATACGTGCTGCCCGGTTGGGAAGGCTCCGCAGCAGACTCGCGTGTTCTTCGCGATGCATTGAGCAGACCTAACGGGTTGAGGGTTCCAAAGG GGAATTTCTATTTATGTGACAACGGCTATGCCAACTGTGAGGGCTTCCTTGCACCATTTAAAGGAGTTCGGTACCACTTGAAGGAGTGGGTCCTTCATCGTCTAGACCACAAAATTACCGGGAGCTCTTCAACTTGA
- the LOC131007804 gene encoding protein SRC2-like: MECRKFEITLISASDLENVRVLGKMKVHARVFLSGGGLADSEKRTPSDKHGETNPAWNHTMRFAVSEAMVENFNTMLVVKLYCKRKLGDRYIGEIHTPVKELFDFARAAAGSAVVCFPVQKGCVNSQGMLRFAYKFGEKIMIDKLLLAESAAGLSLG; this comes from the coding sequence ATGGAGTGCAGAAAGTTCGAGATAACCCTAATTTCGGCCAGCGATCTGGAAAACGTGCGCGTGCTCGGCAAGATGAAGGTCCACGCGCGCGTCTTCCTCAGCGGCGGCGGCTTGGCCGACAGCGAGAAGCGCACGCCGTCGGACAAGCACGGCGAGACGAATCCGGCGTGGAACCACACGATGCGGTTCGCCGTGAGCGAGGCGATGGTGGAGAACTTCAACACAATGCTCGTCGTCAAGCTCTACTGCAAGCGGAAGCTCGGCGACCGCTACATCGGCGAGATCCACACGCCGGTCAAGGAGCTCTTCGACTTCGCTAGAGCAGCCGCCGGCAGCGCCGTCGTCTGCTTCCCGGTGCAGAAAGGCTGCGTCAACTCGCAGGGGATGCTGAGGTTCGCCTACAAGTTTGGGGAGAAGATCATGATCGATAAGCTCTTGCTGGCGGAGAGCGCTGCCGGATTGAGCCTCGGTTGA
- the LOC131007812 gene encoding uncharacterized mitochondrial protein AtMg00310-like produces MACFRILVKIRADIEKACGDFWWEKSDHGKHMHWAKWDKLCQPKSRTDLGFRKLLSFNQALLAKQVWRLIEKSDSLLGRVLMHKHFRDGDIMNAKVSPNCSFTWRSICGGIELLAQGIRWKDSHHGSNSLCDDLWEVFQHARKYVVLEFFHARCDANRAAHKLAR; encoded by the exons ATGGCATGCTTTCGCATTCTTGTCAAAATTCGCGCCGATATTGAGAAAGCCTGTGGagacttttggtgggaaaaaaGTGATCATGGGAAACATATGCACTGGGCTAAGTGGGATAAGCTTTGCCAGCCAAAATCTAGAACAGATCTCGGATTTCGCAAGTTACTCTCCTTCAATCAAGCTCTTCTTGCCAAACAAGTTTGGCGCTTGATTGAGAAGTCGGATTCCTTACTTGGGAGGGTGTTAATGCATAAACATTTCAGAGATGGTGACATCATGAATGCCAAAGTTTCGCCGAATTGCTCATTTACGTGGAGGTCCATCTGCGGGGGAATAGAGCTCTTGGCTCAAGGCATTCGGTGGAAG GATTCGCATCATGGATCGAACTCCCTCTGTGATGATTTATGGGAGGTATTTCAACACGCTCGCAAGTATGTGGTTCTGGAGTTCTTTCATGCTAGGTGCGATGCTAATAGAGCAGCTCATAAGCTTGCTCGTTAG